The Gemmata palustris genome includes a region encoding these proteins:
- a CDS encoding alpha/beta hydrolase family protein, which yields MNRRDLFRVSALSALAGEFHPALARSADPPPGADEMIRKYLTTETKRISAKFMDGATTKSEWEKIRPRLKREFLDMLGLDPLPEKTPLKATVTGTLERGDVAIEKLHYQSKPGLYVTANLYRPKSANPDRKDGGGTKFPAILYVCGHSGRGRDGNKTAFQDHGMWFASNGYVCLVVDTLQLGEIAGKHHGTYNLNRFWWHSRGYTPAGVECWNGIRGIDYLCSLPFVDAEKIGVTGISGGGATTNWVAAADDRVKVAVPVSGVSDLECYVTDQVINGHCDCMFFHNLYQWEWTTALALFAPKPLLFANSDDDKIFPMTGNKRIIERLRKCYALFGAKDNVDEHVSKGGHDYRPDLRVAIFEFFHKHLKGDKTPVKDADFRKIEGKELRAFAEDKDIPKDAINATADETFVPAAKVALPTEKNFKDWKADLMKQLRAKVFRTLPEKIPAAKLTRPMLSRSGFTAEAGIEFETNEAQVERGGFPPVPGPPPVLAVLNAGDVEVEMKKWVERFGKNVLALSPRGVGVTAWSTKNPPNTSERSFALLGQTADSGRVRDVAGYLAQCEEKDGKVRLAGRGPAGVIAVYAALFVPGKVSELILVDPPISHRDGPYFLNVMRVLDIPEALGLLAPEVKLTLVNERAKDKAFDRTAAIFAAADVKDKFKRE from the coding sequence ATGAACCGTCGCGACCTCTTCCGCGTGTCCGCTCTCAGCGCTCTGGCCGGAGAATTCCATCCCGCGCTCGCCCGGAGTGCCGATCCACCTCCCGGCGCGGACGAGATGATTCGCAAATACCTCACGACCGAGACGAAACGCATCTCGGCGAAGTTCATGGACGGGGCGACCACCAAGTCAGAATGGGAGAAAATTCGCCCGCGCCTGAAGCGCGAGTTTCTCGACATGCTGGGGCTTGATCCGCTGCCCGAGAAGACGCCGCTCAAGGCGACCGTTACCGGGACGCTCGAGCGCGGCGACGTTGCGATCGAGAAATTGCACTACCAGAGCAAGCCGGGGCTGTACGTCACCGCGAACCTGTACCGCCCGAAGTCCGCGAACCCCGACCGCAAGGACGGGGGTGGCACGAAGTTCCCCGCAATCCTTTACGTGTGCGGGCACAGTGGGCGGGGGCGCGACGGCAACAAGACCGCGTTCCAGGATCACGGAATGTGGTTCGCCTCAAATGGGTATGTGTGCCTCGTCGTTGATACGCTCCAACTCGGCGAGATCGCGGGCAAGCACCACGGCACGTACAACCTGAACCGCTTCTGGTGGCACTCCCGGGGCTACACACCGGCCGGCGTCGAGTGCTGGAACGGCATTCGTGGCATCGATTACCTTTGCTCGCTGCCCTTTGTTGATGCGGAAAAGATCGGCGTGACCGGTATCAGTGGGGGTGGAGCGACGACGAATTGGGTCGCTGCGGCGGACGATCGCGTCAAGGTCGCGGTACCGGTTTCTGGCGTCAGTGATCTGGAGTGCTATGTCACCGATCAGGTCATTAACGGGCACTGCGACTGTATGTTCTTCCACAACCTCTACCAGTGGGAATGGACCACCGCGCTCGCGCTCTTCGCACCCAAACCGCTACTGTTCGCGAACAGTGACGACGACAAGATTTTCCCGATGACCGGCAACAAGCGCATCATCGAGCGCCTGCGGAAGTGCTACGCGCTGTTCGGCGCGAAGGACAACGTGGACGAACACGTCTCGAAGGGCGGGCACGACTACCGACCCGATTTGCGCGTCGCGATCTTCGAGTTCTTCCATAAGCACCTGAAGGGCGACAAGACACCCGTAAAGGATGCCGACTTCCGGAAGATCGAAGGAAAGGAGTTGCGCGCGTTCGCGGAAGACAAGGACATTCCGAAGGACGCGATCAACGCCACAGCGGATGAGACGTTCGTGCCCGCCGCGAAGGTAGCGTTACCTACGGAAAAGAATTTCAAAGATTGGAAGGCGGACTTGATGAAGCAGCTCCGCGCGAAGGTGTTTCGCACGCTGCCGGAGAAAATACCCGCGGCGAAGTTGACGCGCCCCATGCTGTCGCGTTCAGGGTTCACGGCCGAGGCCGGCATCGAGTTCGAGACGAACGAGGCGCAAGTCGAGCGCGGCGGGTTCCCTCCCGTGCCCGGCCCGCCCCCGGTGCTCGCGGTGCTGAACGCGGGTGATGTAGAAGTGGAAATGAAGAAGTGGGTGGAGCGGTTCGGGAAAAACGTCCTGGCGCTGTCGCCGCGTGGGGTCGGAGTGACCGCGTGGAGCACGAAGAACCCGCCGAACACCTCCGAGCGATCGTTCGCACTGCTCGGCCAGACGGCCGACAGCGGGCGCGTCCGCGACGTGGCCGGTTATCTTGCGCAGTGTGAGGAAAAAGACGGCAAGGTTCGGCTCGCGGGGCGCGGGCCAGCCGGTGTCATCGCGGTGTACGCAGCGCTCTTTGTACCCGGTAAGGTGAGCGAACTCATTCTCGTTGACCCGCCCATCTCGCACCGCGACGGACCATACTTCCTGAACGTGATGCGGGTGCTCGACATCCCAGAGGCGCTCGGACTGCTCGCGCCCGAGGTGAAACTCACCCTGGTAAATGAGAGGGCGAAGGACAAGGCGTTCGACCGCACGGCAGCGATCTTCGCGGCCGCCGATGTCAAAGACAAGTTCAAGCGAGAGTAG
- a CDS encoding AMP-binding protein — protein MLWAIRWAMWAAMRAMLALRYKVKVVGTEAVLKRPGPYLIMPNHPAYTDPPNLLVRMWAIFKSRPLLLESNFKSPLFAPIAWLLRGIKMPDIVKASAEDRQRAEAAVGEVIASLRAGENVILWPSGRLSRDGAERLGGARTAADVLAAVPNVTVVLARTRGLWGSMFSWADGPLSLMSAFVRGLGLWAANLFVLAPRRRVTVTLEAFGPDQRPEPKRELINKWLEAWYNADVPCEEPTFVPRHFLFGPRTHEYPPPVAAAPEFDLSKVKPETKAAVAQFIEEKIKRPLAPDENTAEATFNQLGMDSLDAMDVSLTVEQRFGFGSDAVPTTVGGLWALAEGLNQNAPPKPPPAGWFDPPADYAPLAILGDTISAAFLNQAVARRKQVIAADDLAGGVTYEKFIVGAWAMSAKFRTIDAPNVGLMLPAAVACDLAFLGLHLAGKLPVMLNWTTGPNNLAHAVKLMGLTHVVTSKAFVDRTHVQVPGTQFVFLEDVRAALGKLGLLRRLLSTRYFGNWVKASLLNRISDDPDRPAVVLFTSGSEKAPKAVPLTHRNIISDQRGCLDALQVDRKNSVLGFLPMFHSFGLTITGLLPLFVGVRVVHHPDPTDSGALARKVAAYKTTLAAGTPTFMSYIFDRAKPGELDSLRTIVVGAEKASPALFEKAKQAAPNAEVLEGYGITECAPVVSVTRPGRPHRGTIGPPIACVEVCVTDLETKAVLPQGQMGMLHVAGPNVFGGYIGHDGPPPFEEINGKRWYITGDLAAIDETGEIVFHGRLKRFLKAGGEMISLPALEEPFAKKYPSTDQGPRVAVEGVETPDGRRIVLFTTEPLTLRDANSLLQSEGHRGVMRLDDVKQLEKLPVLGTGKTDYKVLRAMITEEKK, from the coding sequence ATGTTGTGGGCGATACGGTGGGCGATGTGGGCTGCGATGCGCGCGATGCTCGCGCTGCGTTACAAGGTGAAAGTTGTGGGCACCGAGGCCGTTCTGAAGCGCCCCGGCCCGTACCTCATCATGCCCAACCACCCGGCCTACACGGACCCGCCGAACCTCCTCGTGCGGATGTGGGCGATCTTCAAATCCCGCCCGCTGTTGCTCGAATCGAATTTCAAAAGCCCACTGTTCGCGCCGATCGCGTGGCTGCTCCGCGGCATCAAAATGCCGGACATCGTGAAGGCCAGCGCGGAGGACCGGCAGCGTGCAGAGGCCGCGGTGGGCGAAGTGATCGCGTCGCTGCGTGCGGGCGAGAACGTGATCCTGTGGCCGAGCGGCCGGCTCTCCCGCGACGGCGCCGAGCGCCTGGGCGGGGCGCGCACCGCAGCGGACGTGCTCGCCGCGGTACCGAACGTGACCGTTGTGCTCGCGCGGACGCGCGGGCTCTGGGGCAGCATGTTCAGTTGGGCCGACGGCCCGTTGTCTCTGATGAGTGCATTCGTCCGCGGGCTGGGTTTGTGGGCCGCTAACCTCTTCGTACTCGCGCCGCGTCGTCGCGTGACGGTCACGCTCGAAGCGTTCGGTCCGGACCAGCGCCCCGAGCCGAAGCGCGAACTCATCAACAAGTGGCTCGAAGCGTGGTACAACGCGGACGTGCCGTGCGAGGAGCCGACGTTCGTTCCGCGGCACTTCCTCTTCGGCCCGCGCACGCACGAGTACCCGCCGCCGGTCGCGGCGGCTCCGGAATTCGATCTCTCGAAAGTGAAGCCCGAAACGAAGGCCGCTGTCGCGCAGTTCATCGAAGAGAAAATTAAGCGCCCGCTCGCGCCCGATGAAAATACGGCCGAAGCGACCTTCAACCAGCTCGGGATGGACAGCCTCGACGCGATGGACGTGTCGCTCACGGTGGAACAGCGGTTCGGGTTCGGCAGCGACGCTGTGCCCACCACGGTGGGCGGGCTGTGGGCACTCGCCGAAGGGTTGAACCAGAACGCGCCGCCGAAACCGCCGCCCGCGGGGTGGTTCGATCCGCCCGCGGACTACGCGCCGCTCGCGATTCTCGGTGACACCATTAGCGCCGCGTTCCTAAACCAAGCTGTTGCGCGGCGCAAGCAAGTGATCGCTGCGGACGACCTCGCGGGCGGGGTGACCTACGAGAAATTCATCGTTGGCGCGTGGGCGATGTCGGCCAAGTTCCGCACCATTGATGCGCCCAACGTGGGCCTCATGCTCCCCGCAGCCGTCGCGTGTGATCTCGCGTTTCTGGGGTTGCACCTCGCCGGCAAACTGCCGGTAATGCTGAACTGGACCACCGGTCCCAACAACCTCGCGCACGCCGTGAAGTTGATGGGACTCACCCACGTCGTCACGTCAAAGGCGTTCGTCGATCGCACCCACGTTCAGGTTCCGGGGACGCAGTTCGTCTTTCTGGAAGACGTGCGCGCCGCGCTGGGCAAACTCGGTTTGCTCCGCAGATTGCTTTCGACGCGCTACTTCGGCAACTGGGTGAAGGCTTCGCTTCTCAATCGCATCTCAGACGATCCCGACCGGCCCGCGGTCGTGCTGTTCACGAGCGGCAGCGAGAAGGCTCCCAAAGCCGTGCCGCTCACGCACCGGAACATCATCTCCGACCAGCGCGGCTGCCTCGATGCGCTTCAGGTCGACCGGAAGAACTCGGTGCTCGGGTTCCTGCCGATGTTCCACAGCTTCGGACTGACCATTACCGGCTTGTTACCGCTGTTCGTCGGCGTGCGGGTCGTTCACCACCCGGACCCGACCGACTCGGGCGCACTGGCGCGCAAGGTCGCCGCGTACAAAACGACGCTCGCAGCCGGCACGCCCACGTTCATGAGCTACATCTTCGACCGCGCCAAGCCGGGCGAACTCGATTCGCTCCGGACCATCGTTGTCGGCGCAGAGAAGGCGTCCCCGGCCCTCTTCGAGAAGGCGAAACAAGCCGCCCCGAACGCCGAAGTTCTGGAAGGTTACGGCATCACGGAATGTGCTCCCGTCGTGTCGGTTACGCGCCCCGGCCGACCGCACCGCGGTACCATCGGTCCGCCGATCGCGTGCGTCGAAGTGTGCGTAACCGATCTGGAGACGAAAGCGGTACTCCCGCAGGGGCAAATGGGGATGTTGCACGTCGCGGGGCCGAACGTGTTTGGAGGGTACATCGGACACGACGGCCCGCCGCCGTTCGAGGAGATTAATGGCAAGCGCTGGTACATCACCGGTGACCTCGCAGCGATCGACGAAACCGGCGAGATCGTGTTTCACGGTCGGTTGAAGCGATTCCTGAAAGCGGGCGGCGAGATGATTTCGCTCCCCGCGTTGGAGGAACCGTTCGCGAAGAAGTACCCGTCCACGGACCAGGGACCGCGTGTCGCGGTGGAGGGCGTGGAAACTCCGGACGGGCGCCGAATCGTGCTGTTCACCACGGAGCCGCTTACACTCCGCGACGCGAACTCGCTCCTCCAGAGCGAGGGGCACCGCGGAGTAATGCGCCTCGACGACGTGAAGCAACTGGAGAAGCTCCCGGTACTCGGTACGGGCAAAACGGACTACAAGGTGCTCCGGGCGATGATTACGGAGGAGAAGAAGTAG
- a CDS encoding OmpH family outer membrane protein, translating to MNRGYALAIGTIAVVGIAFVSGASVARNSTKPADDRIPAEGRPPIAIGQKTAVFNMAGVMRDFNYAKYQVWLLNKKKEEIYKPVLGWRSEHSKIEAELKENPDQPKKGELEQKIRDLARKIEDVERKLTQQLNEDASAIISDLYDMIKEVVNQTAEQNGFQIVFAYPDAVSPEELKSAYIKELKLKPPAAQPFYVAPGLDISARIIKTLNEKHPPIDPVTKQPVDVSGLPALTPGASPMPNVRPQISPSSNPIK from the coding sequence ATGAACCGCGGGTACGCACTGGCGATCGGAACGATCGCGGTGGTAGGGATCGCGTTCGTATCGGGCGCGTCGGTCGCGCGGAACAGCACGAAACCGGCGGACGATAGGATTCCGGCCGAAGGGCGGCCGCCCATTGCGATCGGCCAGAAGACCGCGGTCTTCAACATGGCCGGGGTCATGCGCGACTTCAATTACGCGAAGTATCAGGTGTGGCTGCTGAACAAGAAGAAAGAAGAGATTTACAAGCCGGTCCTGGGCTGGCGCAGCGAACACTCCAAGATCGAGGCCGAGCTGAAGGAGAATCCGGACCAGCCGAAGAAGGGCGAGTTGGAACAGAAGATACGCGACCTGGCCCGCAAGATCGAAGACGTGGAGCGCAAGTTGACCCAGCAGCTCAACGAGGACGCCAGCGCCATCATCAGCGACCTGTACGACATGATTAAAGAGGTCGTGAACCAGACCGCGGAGCAGAACGGGTTCCAGATCGTGTTCGCGTACCCTGATGCCGTTAGCCCGGAAGAACTGAAGAGCGCGTACATCAAGGAACTGAAGCTGAAGCCGCCGGCCGCCCAGCCGTTCTACGTCGCTCCGGGGTTGGACATTTCGGCCCGCATAATTAAGACACTCAACGAAAAGCACCCGCCCATCGATCCGGTAACCAAACAACCGGTGGACGTCTCCGGGCTGCCGGCTCTGACTCCCGGAGCTTCACCCATGCCCAACGTTCGGCCGCAAATCTCGCCTTCATCCAACCCGATCAAATAA
- a CDS encoding TIGR02996 domain-containing protein, translated as MTDPDADALFRAIVRHPDDDTARLVFADWLQENGRTEEGEFVRTQCRLAAAEPDDPEYPALVDRDEELRLWLSAHAPGPRPTFPGGLSVDGGKLWWWQSHRGFPRFLEFDGYERYGAKAMRGLSSALARAFEALPTRWLVVRFISLAQLAALLKQPVLSGLTQFTLVSGYGGDEANEVARLVANCRHLRNLRGLALAVEFGDAGAEALAGAHWGNLEWFSPACHEMTPAGLRALADADWFRRLRELTLDDGLPGATFEALVRSPAFPRLHTLDVSRNGALTATGWELFARTRTFPALARLRCGEGDMSGDRFPLLAGAAGFDLHALDVRTCGLGPGSGAALGSAPWAGSLRALNLALNALEPADAKALAACKRFGNLQHLDLSGNALGPTCLSALASNPALHGLRSLRLDGRPFDNRGLAPTHFNRFLTKLNMPDLRHLDLSGRPVGATAAKKLADPKFSGLRRLALKGCKLSDTAVAKLVAAPALCNLIQLELNDNALKTGPKELGDPAVMPNLASCSLTGNPISAPVARKLRLRPVVSGLPKTAKRRS; from the coding sequence ATGACCGATCCCGATGCCGATGCCCTGTTCCGCGCGATCGTTCGCCACCCGGACGACGACACCGCGCGCCTCGTGTTCGCCGACTGGCTGCAGGAAAACGGGCGCACGGAGGAGGGCGAGTTCGTGCGGACGCAGTGCCGGCTCGCGGCGGCGGAACCGGACGACCCAGAATACCCGGCGCTCGTCGACCGCGACGAAGAGCTGCGCCTGTGGTTGAGCGCGCACGCGCCCGGCCCGCGCCCCACGTTTCCCGGCGGCCTATCGGTGGACGGCGGGAAGTTGTGGTGGTGGCAGTCGCACCGCGGGTTCCCGCGGTTCCTGGAATTCGACGGGTACGAGCGCTACGGGGCCAAGGCCATGCGCGGGCTGTCATCGGCCCTGGCACGCGCGTTCGAGGCGCTCCCGACGCGCTGGCTCGTCGTGCGCTTCATCTCGCTCGCGCAACTGGCCGCGCTGCTCAAGCAACCGGTGTTGAGCGGACTAACACAGTTCACGCTCGTGTCCGGCTACGGCGGCGACGAAGCGAACGAGGTGGCCCGGCTCGTCGCGAACTGTCGCCACTTGCGGAACCTGCGCGGGCTGGCCCTCGCCGTCGAATTCGGCGACGCCGGAGCCGAGGCGCTGGCGGGCGCGCACTGGGGCAACCTGGAATGGTTCTCGCCCGCGTGCCACGAAATGACCCCGGCCGGGTTGCGCGCCCTCGCGGACGCGGACTGGTTTCGCCGGTTACGCGAACTCACGCTCGATGACGGGCTGCCCGGCGCAACGTTCGAGGCGCTCGTTCGGTCACCCGCGTTCCCGCGCCTGCACACGCTCGACGTGTCGCGCAACGGGGCGCTCACCGCGACCGGTTGGGAACTGTTCGCGCGCACGCGGACGTTCCCGGCCCTCGCGCGCCTGCGGTGCGGGGAAGGGGACATGAGCGGCGACCGGTTCCCGCTGCTCGCGGGCGCGGCCGGGTTCGACCTGCACGCTCTGGACGTGCGCACCTGCGGCCTCGGTCCGGGTAGCGGCGCGGCCCTCGGATCGGCGCCGTGGGCCGGCTCGCTGCGCGCCTTGAACCTCGCGCTCAACGCCCTCGAACCGGCCGACGCGAAGGCCCTCGCCGCGTGCAAGCGGTTCGGCAACCTGCAACACCTCGACCTCTCCGGCAACGCGCTCGGCCCGACGTGCCTTTCGGCCCTCGCGAGCAACCCCGCACTGCACGGGCTGCGTTCACTGCGCCTCGACGGGCGGCCGTTCGACAACCGCGGGCTGGCGCCGACGCACTTCAACCGGTTCCTCACGAAGCTCAACATGCCGGACCTGCGCCACCTCGACCTGTCGGGGCGCCCGGTCGGTGCGACCGCTGCAAAGAAGCTCGCGGACCCCAAGTTCTCCGGGCTGCGCCGGCTCGCGCTGAAGGGCTGTAAGCTCTCCGATACTGCCGTGGCCAAGCTCGTCGCAGCGCCCGCGCTGTGCAACCTGATCCAACTGGAACTCAACGACAACGCGCTGAAGACCGGACCGAAGGAACTGGGCGACCCGGCCGTGATGCCGAACCTCGCCTCGTGCTCGCTCACCGGCAACCCGATCAGCGCACCGGTAGCACGCAAGCTCCGGCTGCGCCCCGTTGTGTCCGGCCTGCCGAAAACCGCCAAGCGCCGATCCTGA
- a CDS encoding cyanophycinase, with protein MPLHSLRVAGALVALLTFSALGSRAADPLPAPIDPRGLPGPLVLGGGGKLPPDARKAFFDLAGKDKAKIVVLTTPDAQERANDLVKAWEELKPTSVVILHTRNPKKADDADFVKPLADATGVWLHNTDARNLITAYRGTLVEKELKKLHARGGVIGGTGGGESAMGALLVGVGEEPVAGLGLLPGFIIDEKLTKVIAARPTHIGLEIPDEAAVVIRGRVARVIGDFPITVHIAKGAGKPAANEEYKPGSLLDLVQLQRAAFNRAAKDSFPPAKPAAPVVAKGSLVIVGGGGAAAEIWKRFIELAGGPDSTIVVVTSAMEDPLAPESSEEKALKRYGAKNVVALHTRDRKEADGLKFSDVLLKAKGVWFSGGRQWRFVDSYEGTLTEKRFRDVLVRGGVIGGSSAGASIQSEFMPRGHPLGNTVMAAEGYERGFGYLPGCAVDQHFFARKRTADMTELMKEYPQYLGIGLDEGTAIVVTASTAEVIGKTKVAFYDTKKKPDGDKDYEEVFAGEKYDLKERKKIK; from the coding sequence ATGCCACTTCACTCGCTCCGTGTCGCCGGCGCGCTCGTCGCGCTGCTCACCTTTAGCGCACTGGGGTCGCGCGCCGCGGACCCGCTCCCGGCGCCGATCGACCCGCGCGGCCTCCCGGGGCCGCTCGTGCTCGGAGGTGGAGGCAAGTTGCCCCCCGACGCGCGCAAAGCGTTCTTCGACCTCGCCGGGAAGGATAAAGCGAAGATCGTGGTCCTCACGACCCCGGACGCGCAGGAGAGGGCCAACGATCTCGTCAAAGCGTGGGAGGAACTGAAGCCCACATCGGTAGTGATTCTGCACACACGCAACCCAAAGAAGGCCGACGACGCGGACTTCGTCAAGCCGCTCGCAGATGCGACCGGCGTGTGGTTGCACAACACCGACGCCCGAAATTTAATTACGGCGTACCGCGGAACGCTCGTCGAAAAGGAGCTGAAGAAGCTGCACGCTCGCGGCGGGGTCATCGGCGGCACGGGCGGCGGTGAAAGTGCGATGGGTGCCCTGCTCGTCGGAGTAGGAGAAGAGCCGGTCGCGGGTCTCGGCCTGCTGCCGGGCTTCATCATCGACGAGAAGTTAACCAAAGTGATCGCGGCGCGCCCCACTCACATCGGTTTGGAAATTCCCGACGAGGCCGCCGTGGTGATTCGCGGGCGCGTGGCGCGCGTGATCGGGGACTTCCCGATTACCGTTCACATCGCGAAGGGCGCGGGCAAACCGGCCGCGAACGAAGAGTACAAGCCCGGGTCACTACTCGATCTGGTCCAGCTCCAGCGGGCCGCGTTCAACCGCGCCGCGAAGGATTCGTTCCCGCCCGCGAAGCCGGCCGCCCCGGTGGTGGCGAAGGGTTCGCTCGTGATCGTCGGTGGGGGAGGTGCGGCCGCAGAGATTTGGAAGCGCTTCATCGAACTCGCGGGCGGACCGGATTCCACAATCGTGGTCGTGACGTCGGCAATGGAAGACCCGCTCGCACCGGAATCAAGCGAAGAAAAGGCGCTCAAGCGGTACGGGGCGAAGAACGTGGTCGCCCTTCACACCCGCGACCGAAAAGAAGCCGATGGCCTGAAGTTTTCCGACGTGCTGCTGAAGGCGAAGGGGGTGTGGTTCAGTGGCGGGCGGCAATGGCGGTTCGTCGATTCTTACGAAGGTACGCTCACCGAGAAGCGATTCCGCGACGTGCTGGTTCGCGGTGGCGTGATCGGCGGAAGTTCGGCCGGCGCGAGCATCCAGAGCGAGTTCATGCCGCGCGGTCACCCGCTCGGCAACACCGTGATGGCCGCCGAGGGCTACGAACGCGGTTTCGGCTACCTGCCGGGGTGCGCGGTCGATCAGCACTTCTTCGCCCGCAAGCGCACCGCCGACATGACGGAGCTGATGAAAGAGTACCCGCAGTACCTCGGCATCGGGCTCGACGAAGGCACCGCGATCGTCGTCACCGCCAGCACCGCGGAAGTCATCGGAAAAACGAAAGTGGCGTTCTACGACACGAAGAAAAAGCCCGACGGCGATAAGGATTACGAAGAAGTGTTCGCGGGTGAGAAGTACGATCTGAAGGAACGGAAAAAGATCAAATAA
- a CDS encoding peptidylprolyl isomerase, whose translation MKLLASEGRRQLVRGLAFAGVAAAGYVFGITSDRAVAQQPGAGAVRPNAPAALPGIRPLQQPTKGAVQPDPERRIAAYIYGDVPVTREELGEFLIARGGHEKLELLVNKKIIETEAGRRGLSVTAIEVQAALEEEMRGLGITRADFVKHILPRYGKTLYEWVEDVIKPRLLLTKMCQDRVKVAEEDLSRAFENRFGERRQAKVICWSKDDLRTAQKQWAEARKGDAEFDSIATKQAEPTLAGAAGKVAPIGRYSEATDTSIEKTLFSLKLGEISQLFDTPSGIMCVKLVAIIDPDKTVKLDDKMKDVIRKELFAKRVELEIPKCFNELKALAKPVVYLKGAPTPAEFREGVENIVNQAGGVPKVPTPVVPAGAVSLPKADVPPVPSGVPSAPPVSGAPVAPIPMKP comes from the coding sequence ATGAAGCTCTTAGCGAGCGAGGGTCGTCGCCAGTTGGTGCGCGGACTGGCCTTCGCCGGCGTCGCCGCCGCGGGATACGTCTTCGGGATCACCAGCGACCGGGCCGTAGCCCAGCAGCCGGGCGCGGGAGCCGTGCGGCCGAACGCGCCCGCCGCGTTGCCGGGAATTCGCCCGCTGCAACAGCCGACGAAGGGCGCCGTGCAGCCCGACCCGGAACGGCGGATCGCCGCGTACATCTACGGCGACGTGCCGGTCACTCGCGAAGAACTGGGCGAGTTCCTCATCGCCCGCGGCGGGCACGAGAAGCTCGAACTGCTCGTGAACAAAAAGATCATCGAGACCGAAGCCGGGCGCCGCGGGCTCAGCGTCACCGCGATCGAGGTGCAGGCCGCACTGGAAGAAGAGATGCGCGGCCTGGGCATCACCCGGGCCGACTTCGTCAAACACATTTTGCCGCGCTACGGCAAGACGCTGTACGAGTGGGTCGAGGACGTCATCAAGCCGCGCCTGCTCCTGACCAAGATGTGCCAGGACCGCGTGAAGGTCGCGGAAGAAGACTTGAGCCGGGCGTTCGAGAACCGCTTCGGCGAGCGCCGCCAGGCGAAGGTGATCTGTTGGAGCAAGGACGACCTGCGCACGGCCCAGAAGCAATGGGCTGAGGCCCGCAAGGGCGACGCGGAGTTCGACAGCATCGCAACGAAGCAAGCCGAACCGACCCTGGCCGGCGCCGCCGGAAAGGTGGCTCCCATCGGCCGGTACTCCGAGGCCACCGACACGAGCATCGAGAAGACGCTGTTCAGCCTCAAACTTGGTGAGATCAGCCAACTGTTCGACACACCGTCCGGCATCATGTGCGTCAAGCTCGTGGCGATCATCGATCCTGACAAAACGGTGAAGCTCGATGACAAGATGAAAGACGTGATTCGGAAGGAGTTGTTCGCGAAGCGCGTGGAACTGGAAATCCCGAAGTGCTTCAACGAACTGAAAGCTCTGGCGAAGCCGGTCGTGTACCTGAAGGGCGCGCCGACTCCGGCGGAGTTCCGCGAGGGCGTCGAGAACATCGTCAACCAGGCCGGCGGGGTACCGAAGGTTCCGACCCCGGTGGTCCCGGCCGGGGCCGTGTCGCTGCCCAAAGCTGATGTGCCCCCGGTCCCCAGCGGAGTGCCGTCCGCCCCGCCGGTATCGGGCGCTCCGGTTGCGCCGATTCCGATGAAGCCGTAA